In Thermus islandicus DSM 21543, one genomic interval encodes:
- a CDS encoding DNA double-strand break repair nuclease NurA, which translates to MWRLLALRPSWPSPEAEGPAPSDPEGFRPLEAPWEARRAEALPWPEPLYFVDGREREEALLAQGERLALLGCVAAGVVAHQGGRMALLSYAVRRVGVGLSEPLWVGELLYEPVEAQGADYASLREGLSRAREALEGEVAAGLSGGLLVVDGPVRLLRPGPLLGYIKTHWARYLPGPEEALLYALRPGERTPAFRVRRKGMELASWYLRLPLPPEGLRPPQAGLLRVETPLSGPFSELADLSLSLFPLLASHPMKDPRAPQNLVPVGALERELARRMGSPEVVGRLLAKHLGGG; encoded by the coding sequence GTGTGGCGGCTTCTCGCCCTAAGGCCTTCCTGGCCTTCCCCTGAGGCGGAGGGGCCCGCGCCCTCGGACCCCGAAGGGTTCAGGCCCCTGGAGGCGCCCTGGGAGGCCCGGCGGGCGGAGGCCCTTCCTTGGCCCGAGCCCCTTTACTTCGTGGACGGAAGGGAGCGGGAGGAGGCCCTTTTGGCCCAGGGGGAGCGCCTGGCCCTCTTGGGCTGCGTGGCCGCAGGGGTGGTGGCCCACCAGGGGGGGCGGATGGCCCTCCTCTCTTACGCCGTCCGCCGGGTGGGGGTGGGGCTTTCCGAGCCCCTCTGGGTGGGGGAACTCCTCTACGAGCCCGTGGAGGCCCAGGGGGCCGACTACGCCTCCTTGCGGGAGGGTCTCTCCCGGGCCCGGGAGGCCTTGGAGGGGGAGGTGGCCGCGGGGCTTTCCGGGGGGCTTCTCGTGGTGGACGGCCCCGTGCGCCTCCTTCGGCCGGGCCCCCTTCTCGGCTACATCAAGACCCACTGGGCCCGCTACCTGCCCGGGCCAGAGGAAGCCCTCCTCTACGCCCTCAGGCCGGGGGAGCGCACCCCCGCCTTCCGGGTCCGGCGCAAGGGGATGGAGCTGGCCAGCTGGTACCTGCGCCTTCCCCTTCCCCCTGAGGGCCTACGCCCGCCCCAGGCGGGGCTCCTCCGGGTAGAGACCCCCCTTTCCGGGCCCTTCTCGGAACTTGCGGACCTCTCCTTAAGCCTCTTTCCCCTCCTGGCCTCCCACCCCATGAAGGACCCCCGGGCCCCCCAGAACCTCGTCCCCGTGGGGGCTTTGGAGCGGGAGCTCGCCCGAAGGATGGGAAGCCCGGAGGTGGTGGGCCGGCTTCTGGCCAAGCACCTGGGAGGTGGGTAG
- a CDS encoding ATP-binding protein, whose translation MERIGVVLGRREATPLEFWVGVEGEGLLRLDDLVVVEAFHPKVGQVRYFGMVDHVAKVHEGEAYDTDTFLAVEGRIPVSLAYVAHVSVTRILPEEFLPPDPGSPVRLAQGEELELALYYEAMRNQRGSTKLPAGLLKNGEVAYLNLEFLNGVKGGHVNISGISGVAAKTSYATFLLKSLLESGVLEDAHQAKVLLFNVKGEDLFFLDKPNARLTEEARRAYERLGLPATPFQSVAFLAPPKKDGYVPDLETRLEGVRAYHWDLVQFCQRGLLPFLFADRGFMTNLGFLVQHLTEKLRRLAEGQKGPQLLVEDWPGEDLPAEVSFESLGKVRLKSFADLVRYLEYKLLGPEAGEGEGDRAWTARQAKGTLEAFLRRLRSSVENVAHLVRGDRPGNPPDPLKGEQVHVVDLAKLSPQAQMFVVGSLLKDLFERKERGQYRGRVFIVLDELNKYAPREEESPIKDVLLDIAERGRSLGVILIGAQQTASEVERRVVGNAAIRVVGRLDAAEAERPEYRYLPASFRQRALILPQGAVILHQPEIPVPLLVRFPFPAWATKREEVREDNSAEALRRELLG comes from the coding sequence GTGGAAAGGATCGGCGTGGTCCTCGGCAGGCGGGAGGCCACCCCCCTGGAGTTCTGGGTGGGGGTGGAAGGGGAAGGCCTCCTGAGGCTGGACGACCTGGTGGTGGTGGAGGCCTTTCACCCCAAGGTGGGCCAGGTCCGCTACTTCGGGATGGTGGACCACGTGGCCAAGGTCCACGAGGGGGAGGCCTACGATACCGATACCTTTTTGGCGGTGGAGGGGCGGATCCCCGTGAGCCTGGCCTACGTGGCCCACGTGAGCGTGACCCGGATCCTCCCCGAGGAGTTCCTCCCCCCAGACCCCGGTTCCCCCGTCCGTTTGGCCCAGGGGGAGGAGCTGGAGCTTGCCCTTTACTACGAGGCCATGCGGAATCAAAGGGGGAGCACCAAGCTCCCTGCGGGGCTTTTGAAGAACGGGGAGGTGGCCTACCTGAACCTGGAGTTTTTGAACGGCGTGAAGGGGGGCCACGTGAACATCTCCGGCATCAGCGGGGTGGCGGCCAAGACCAGCTACGCCACCTTCCTCTTGAAAAGCCTCCTGGAAAGTGGCGTCCTCGAGGACGCCCACCAGGCCAAGGTCCTCCTCTTCAACGTCAAGGGGGAAGACCTCTTCTTCCTGGACAAACCCAACGCCCGCCTCACCGAGGAGGCCAGGAGGGCCTACGAAAGGCTTGGCCTCCCCGCCACCCCTTTCCAGAGCGTGGCCTTCCTGGCCCCGCCCAAGAAGGACGGGTACGTGCCCGACCTGGAGACCCGCCTCGAGGGGGTAAGGGCCTACCACTGGGACCTGGTCCAGTTCTGCCAAAGGGGCCTCCTCCCCTTCCTCTTCGCCGACCGGGGCTTCATGACCAACCTGGGCTTTCTGGTCCAGCACCTCACGGAAAAGCTCCGGCGCCTCGCCGAGGGGCAAAAGGGCCCCCAGCTTCTGGTGGAGGACTGGCCCGGGGAGGACCTTCCCGCGGAGGTGAGCTTTGAGAGCCTGGGGAAGGTGCGCCTGAAGAGCTTCGCCGACCTGGTGCGCTACCTGGAGTACAAGCTCCTGGGCCCCGAGGCCGGGGAGGGGGAGGGGGACAGGGCCTGGACCGCCCGCCAGGCCAAAGGGACCCTCGAGGCCTTCCTAAGGCGGCTGCGCTCCAGCGTGGAGAACGTGGCCCACCTCGTCCGGGGGGACCGGCCCGGAAACCCCCCGGACCCCTTGAAGGGAGAGCAGGTCCACGTGGTGGACCTGGCCAAGCTCTCCCCCCAGGCCCAGATGTTCGTGGTGGGGAGCCTCCTCAAGGACCTCTTTGAGAGGAAGGAGCGGGGCCAGTACCGGGGACGGGTCTTCATCGTGTTGGACGAGCTCAACAAGTATGCCCCGAGGGAGGAGGAGAGCCCCATCAAGGACGTCCTCCTGGACATCGCCGAGAGGGGGCGCTCCTTAGGGGTCATCCTCATCGGGGCCCAGCAGACGGCGAGCGAGGTGGAAAGGCGGGTGGTGGGGAACGCCGCCATCCGGGTGGTGGGCCGCCTGGACGCCGCCGAGGCCGAGCGCCCCGAGTACCGCTACCTCCCCGCCTCCTTCCGCCAGCGGGCCCTCATCCTCCCGCAAGGGGCGGTGATCCTCCACCAGCCCGAGATCCCCGTTCCCCTCC